One window from the genome of Esox lucius isolate fEsoLuc1 chromosome 23, fEsoLuc1.pri, whole genome shotgun sequence encodes:
- the twf1b gene encoding twinfilin-1b isoform X1 produces MSHQTGIQAAAEVKEIFAKARNGAYRLLKLVIEKETLVLGGAKMASRKWDQEYDAFVLPLLQEDMPSYLLYRLDSTNNQGYEWLFLAWSPDRSPVRQKMLYAATRATLKKEFGGGHIKDEIFGTVEDDMSLSGYRKYLIAQAAPQPLTAAEEELRQIKLNEVQTDISVDTKQQTLAGVAFPMQRDAIQALEQFREKRTSYVQLEIDFRNESIKLSGTSPTELKDLPKRIPRDAPRYHFFLYKHSHEGDYLESTVFIYSMPGYKCSIRERMLYSSCKNPLIDTVEGNLGIQIAKKLEIDNGDELTAEFLYEEVHPKQHAHRQAFAKPKGPAGKKGGRRITRPPGDGEED; encoded by the exons ATGTCGCATCAAACAGGCATACAAG CTGCGGCGGAAGTGAAAGAAATCTTTGCTAAGGCGAGGAACGGAGCCTATCGCTTGCTAAAGCTTGTCATTGAGAAGG AGACCCTGGTGCTCGGCGGTGCCAAGATGGCATCTAGGAAGTGGGACCAGGAGTACGATGCCTTCGTGCTGCCTCTCCTGCAGGAGGATATGCCCTCCTACCTGCTGTACCGGCTGGACTCCACCAACAACCAGGGATACGAGTGGCTCTTCCTGGCCTGGTCGCCGGACCGCTCGCCC GTTCGCCAGAAGATGTTATATGCTGCTACAAGAGCTACACTAAAAAAAGAGTTTGGTGGTGGACATATTAAAGATGAGATATTTGGCACAGTCGAG gaTGATATGTCTCTGAGTGGGTACAGAAAGTACCTGATCGCCCAGGCTGCCCCACAACCATTGACAGCTGCTGAGGAGGAACTGAGGCAAATCAAACTGAATGAG GTCCAGACGGACATCAGCGTGGACACTAAGCAGCAGACCCTGGCGGGCGTGGCCTTCCCCATGCAGAGGGATGCCATTCAGGCTCTGGAGCAGTTTCGAGAGAAGAGGACCAGCTATGTGCAGCTG GAAATCGATTTTCGGAATGAGTCCATAAAGCTCTCTGGCACCAGTCCTACAGAACTGAAGGATCTTCCCAAACGGATCCCCAGGGATGCACCCCGATACCACTTCTTCCTGTACAAGCATTCACATGAAGGAGACTACCTTGAGTCCACAG TGTTCATTTATTCCATGCCGGGGTATAAATGCAGCATCAGGGAGAGAATGCTATATTCTAGCTGTAAGAACCCTCTCATTGATACAGTGGAAGGCAACCTGGGCATCCAAATAGCCAAAAAG CTGGAGATCGACAACGGCGACGAGCTCACCGCGGAATTCCTGTATGAGGAGGTCCACCCTAAGCAGCATGCCCACAGGCAGGCCTTTGCCAAACCCAAGGGCCCCGCGGGGAAGAAAGGGGGCCGCAGGATCACACGACCTCCAGGGGATGGGGAGGAAGACTAA
- the twf1b gene encoding twinfilin-1b isoform X2, whose amino-acid sequence MASRKWDQEYDAFVLPLLQEDMPSYLLYRLDSTNNQGYEWLFLAWSPDRSPVRQKMLYAATRATLKKEFGGGHIKDEIFGTVEDDMSLSGYRKYLIAQAAPQPLTAAEEELRQIKLNEVQTDISVDTKQQTLAGVAFPMQRDAIQALEQFREKRTSYVQLEIDFRNESIKLSGTSPTELKDLPKRIPRDAPRYHFFLYKHSHEGDYLESTVFIYSMPGYKCSIRERMLYSSCKNPLIDTVEGNLGIQIAKKLEIDNGDELTAEFLYEEVHPKQHAHRQAFAKPKGPAGKKGGRRITRPPGDGEED is encoded by the exons ATGGCATCTAGGAAGTGGGACCAGGAGTACGATGCCTTCGTGCTGCCTCTCCTGCAGGAGGATATGCCCTCCTACCTGCTGTACCGGCTGGACTCCACCAACAACCAGGGATACGAGTGGCTCTTCCTGGCCTGGTCGCCGGACCGCTCGCCC GTTCGCCAGAAGATGTTATATGCTGCTACAAGAGCTACACTAAAAAAAGAGTTTGGTGGTGGACATATTAAAGATGAGATATTTGGCACAGTCGAG gaTGATATGTCTCTGAGTGGGTACAGAAAGTACCTGATCGCCCAGGCTGCCCCACAACCATTGACAGCTGCTGAGGAGGAACTGAGGCAAATCAAACTGAATGAG GTCCAGACGGACATCAGCGTGGACACTAAGCAGCAGACCCTGGCGGGCGTGGCCTTCCCCATGCAGAGGGATGCCATTCAGGCTCTGGAGCAGTTTCGAGAGAAGAGGACCAGCTATGTGCAGCTG GAAATCGATTTTCGGAATGAGTCCATAAAGCTCTCTGGCACCAGTCCTACAGAACTGAAGGATCTTCCCAAACGGATCCCCAGGGATGCACCCCGATACCACTTCTTCCTGTACAAGCATTCACATGAAGGAGACTACCTTGAGTCCACAG TGTTCATTTATTCCATGCCGGGGTATAAATGCAGCATCAGGGAGAGAATGCTATATTCTAGCTGTAAGAACCCTCTCATTGATACAGTGGAAGGCAACCTGGGCATCCAAATAGCCAAAAAG CTGGAGATCGACAACGGCGACGAGCTCACCGCGGAATTCCTGTATGAGGAGGTCCACCCTAAGCAGCATGCCCACAGGCAGGCCTTTGCCAAACCCAAGGGCCCCGCGGGGAAGAAAGGGGGCCGCAGGATCACACGACCTCCAGGGGATGGGGAGGAAGACTAA
- the pus7l gene encoding pseudouridylate synthase 7 homolog-like protein isoform X1: protein MQTVLYMCMFIRHFFSSKPLYAVIVIEKIVERCFPLLVELVKQRNMPAMVTLSDEMKMEEDANGLWRYISEHEGFYGTIKNYTKDFIVTEIDIHGQMVTNPSTSDGQSSNVTEACPSVNKSDSGKIVNPKCSLKPEEYTPDRRDTEPCQNGDSFDLSLILGQDVNEEIERFTVKLRETSWNPSDSCGEKLAYEELSLGSFPDKHQRANVHRAVRHNFPFLLTVTNQSEIRVREDPDFKHLSGLVSEEEAEDFFRFIDAKIPNSVYTFKSDDQKVHRTAVHHFLSKRFGKLVETKSFSDQENKTAITVRLREKPKKRTADECSKEVYTAFILKKENLETLEAISYLAAILGVLPSDFTYAGIKDKRAITYQSMVVKKITPQQLKEKAGEFEKRGMVLSSFRSVSEPLHLGRLQGNHFDLLVRDLRPHGQDRTGLDSLVEEAVENVKVRGFVNYYGPQRFGTGQSVQSDCVGLALLREDMVTAIRLFLTPEEGDGPQSVAKRHFIQTGNAKEALALMPASKARERLMLRALHRYGTGPDGCTRAWLSLPHGMRVFYLHAYCSRVWNEAVTHRLTTLGHKVRQGDLVRGKNGGRAEAGEPSPPQIHAVTAAEEEEGAFSLAEVVLPIPGNSVKYPENAVGTWYQERLTRDGLQSCRFRVSSLKLNLPGCYRPLLALPRNLSYRLERQGGGGSHQETNSKSPLGNLDADTPNMLLNFDLDTSCYATVCLKEVMKCDP from the exons ATGCAAACCGTTCTTTATATGTGTATGTTTATTAGACATTTCTTTAGCAGTAAACCACTTTATGCCGTAATTGTCATTGAAAAAATAGTTGAAAGATGTTTCCCGCTGTTGGTTGAGCTTGTTAAACAGCGTAATATGCCAGCTATGGT GACCTTATcagatgaaatgaaaatggaagaggatGCAAATGGCCTTTGGCGCTACATCTCAGAACATGAAGGCTTCTATGGAACCATCAAGAACTACACCAAAGACTTTATAGTTACAGAGATCGACATCCATGGACAGATGGTCACTAATCCCAGTACGTCTGATGGTCAGTCATCTAACGTTACTGAGGCATGCCCCAGTGTCAACAAGTCTGATAGCGGGAAGATTGTAAACCCAAAATGTAGCCTTAAACCAGAGGAATATACTCCGGATCGTAGGGATACAGAACCTTGTCAGAATGGGGACTCTTTTGACTTAAGCTTGATACTGGGTCAGGATGTCAATGAAGAAATTGAGCGATTCACTGTCAAGCTGAGAGAAACATCATGGAATCCCAGTGACAGCTGTGGGGAGAAGTTGGCCTATGAAGAGTTGTCTCTGGGTTCTTTCCCAGACAAACACCAAAGAGCCAATGTCCACCGTGCTGTCCGACACAACTTTCCCTTCCTGTTGACGGTTACCAACCAGTCAGAGATCAGGGTGAGGGAGGACCCTGACTTTAAGCACCTTTCAGGTTTGGTCTCAGAGGAAGAGGCTGAAGACTTTTTCAGGTTCATAGACGCCAAGATTCCCAACTCTGTGTACACCTTCAAGAGTGATGACCAAAAGGTGCACAGGACAGCCGTTCATCACTTCCTCAGTAAGAGGTTTGGGAAACTGGTGGAGACCAAGAGCTTCAGTGACCAAGAAAACAAGACCGCAATAACGGTGAGGTTGAGAGAAAAACCAAAGAAGAGGACCGCTGATGAGTGTAGCAAAGAGGTTTATACAG CGTTCATCCTGAAGAAGGAGAATCTGGAGACTCTGGAGGCTATCAGCTACTTGGCTGCCATCCTGGGGGTCCTGCCCTCTGACTTTACCTACGCTGGCATCAAGGACAAGAGAGCCATCACCTACCAGTCCATGGTGGTCAAGAAGATAACACCACAACa GCTGAAGGAGAAGGCCGGTGAGTTTGAGAAGAGAGGCATGGTCCTCTCCTCGTTTCGCTCCGTCTCCGAACCCCTCCATCTGGGCAGACTCCAGGGGAACCACTTTGACCTGCTGGTTCGGGACCTGAGACCGCACGGCCAGGATCGGACCGGCTTGGACTCACTGGTGGAGGAAGCAGTGGAGAATGTTAAG GTCAGGGGGTTTGTGAATTACTATGGACCGCAAAGGTTCGGGACTGGACAGAGTGTTCAGTCGGACTGTGTTGGACTCGCCCTGCTCCGAGAGGACATG GTGACAGCGATTCGACTGTTCCTCACGCCGGAGGAGGGCGATGGCCCTCAGAGTGTTGCCAAGAGGCACTTCATCCAGACAG GTAACGCCAAGGAGGCCCTGGCATTGATGCCCGCGTCCAAGGCCAGGGAGAGACTGATGCTGAGAGCCCTCCACCGATACGGCACAGGCCCAGACGGCTGCACCCGAGCCTGGCTCAGCCTTCCCCACGGCATGAGGGTTTTCTACCTGCATGCATACTGCAG TCGGGTCTGGAATGAGGCAGTTACACACCGACTGACCACGCTGGGCCACAAGGTCCGGCAGGGAGACCTGGTCCGGGGGAAGAACGGAGGACGAGCAGAGGCAGGGGAACCCAGCCCACCTCAG ATTCACGCTGTTACAGCcgcagaagaggaggagggagccTTCTCATTAGCGGAG GTGGTTCTTCCCATACCCGGGAACAGCGTGAAGTACCCAGAGAACGCTGTGGGAACATGGTACCAGGAGAGACTGACCCGGGACGGGCTGCAGAGCTGTCGTTTCAGAGTCTCTTCTCTCAAACTGAACCTCCCTGGCTGCTACCGCCCCCTCCTGGCACTCCCCCGGAACCTGAGCTACAGACTAGAGaggcaggggggtggggggagtcaCCAAGAGACCAACAGTAAGTCACCACTTGGAAATCTGGATGCAGACACACCCAACATGTTGTTGAACTTTGACCTGGATACTTCCTGCTACGCCACTGTTTGCCTTAAAGAGGTCATGAAATGTGACCCGTAG
- the pus7l gene encoding pseudouridylate synthase 7 homolog-like protein isoform X2 has product MKMEEDANGLWRYISEHEGFYGTIKNYTKDFIVTEIDIHGQMVTNPSTSDGQSSNVTEACPSVNKSDSGKIVNPKCSLKPEEYTPDRRDTEPCQNGDSFDLSLILGQDVNEEIERFTVKLRETSWNPSDSCGEKLAYEELSLGSFPDKHQRANVHRAVRHNFPFLLTVTNQSEIRVREDPDFKHLSGLVSEEEAEDFFRFIDAKIPNSVYTFKSDDQKVHRTAVHHFLSKRFGKLVETKSFSDQENKTAITVRLREKPKKRTADECSKEVYTAFILKKENLETLEAISYLAAILGVLPSDFTYAGIKDKRAITYQSMVVKKITPQQLKEKAGEFEKRGMVLSSFRSVSEPLHLGRLQGNHFDLLVRDLRPHGQDRTGLDSLVEEAVENVKVRGFVNYYGPQRFGTGQSVQSDCVGLALLREDMVTAIRLFLTPEEGDGPQSVAKRHFIQTGNAKEALALMPASKARERLMLRALHRYGTGPDGCTRAWLSLPHGMRVFYLHAYCSRVWNEAVTHRLTTLGHKVRQGDLVRGKNGGRAEAGEPSPPQIHAVTAAEEEEGAFSLAEVVLPIPGNSVKYPENAVGTWYQERLTRDGLQSCRFRVSSLKLNLPGCYRPLLALPRNLSYRLERQGGGGSHQETNSKSPLGNLDADTPNMLLNFDLDTSCYATVCLKEVMKCDP; this is encoded by the exons atgaaaatggaagaggatGCAAATGGCCTTTGGCGCTACATCTCAGAACATGAAGGCTTCTATGGAACCATCAAGAACTACACCAAAGACTTTATAGTTACAGAGATCGACATCCATGGACAGATGGTCACTAATCCCAGTACGTCTGATGGTCAGTCATCTAACGTTACTGAGGCATGCCCCAGTGTCAACAAGTCTGATAGCGGGAAGATTGTAAACCCAAAATGTAGCCTTAAACCAGAGGAATATACTCCGGATCGTAGGGATACAGAACCTTGTCAGAATGGGGACTCTTTTGACTTAAGCTTGATACTGGGTCAGGATGTCAATGAAGAAATTGAGCGATTCACTGTCAAGCTGAGAGAAACATCATGGAATCCCAGTGACAGCTGTGGGGAGAAGTTGGCCTATGAAGAGTTGTCTCTGGGTTCTTTCCCAGACAAACACCAAAGAGCCAATGTCCACCGTGCTGTCCGACACAACTTTCCCTTCCTGTTGACGGTTACCAACCAGTCAGAGATCAGGGTGAGGGAGGACCCTGACTTTAAGCACCTTTCAGGTTTGGTCTCAGAGGAAGAGGCTGAAGACTTTTTCAGGTTCATAGACGCCAAGATTCCCAACTCTGTGTACACCTTCAAGAGTGATGACCAAAAGGTGCACAGGACAGCCGTTCATCACTTCCTCAGTAAGAGGTTTGGGAAACTGGTGGAGACCAAGAGCTTCAGTGACCAAGAAAACAAGACCGCAATAACGGTGAGGTTGAGAGAAAAACCAAAGAAGAGGACCGCTGATGAGTGTAGCAAAGAGGTTTATACAG CGTTCATCCTGAAGAAGGAGAATCTGGAGACTCTGGAGGCTATCAGCTACTTGGCTGCCATCCTGGGGGTCCTGCCCTCTGACTTTACCTACGCTGGCATCAAGGACAAGAGAGCCATCACCTACCAGTCCATGGTGGTCAAGAAGATAACACCACAACa GCTGAAGGAGAAGGCCGGTGAGTTTGAGAAGAGAGGCATGGTCCTCTCCTCGTTTCGCTCCGTCTCCGAACCCCTCCATCTGGGCAGACTCCAGGGGAACCACTTTGACCTGCTGGTTCGGGACCTGAGACCGCACGGCCAGGATCGGACCGGCTTGGACTCACTGGTGGAGGAAGCAGTGGAGAATGTTAAG GTCAGGGGGTTTGTGAATTACTATGGACCGCAAAGGTTCGGGACTGGACAGAGTGTTCAGTCGGACTGTGTTGGACTCGCCCTGCTCCGAGAGGACATG GTGACAGCGATTCGACTGTTCCTCACGCCGGAGGAGGGCGATGGCCCTCAGAGTGTTGCCAAGAGGCACTTCATCCAGACAG GTAACGCCAAGGAGGCCCTGGCATTGATGCCCGCGTCCAAGGCCAGGGAGAGACTGATGCTGAGAGCCCTCCACCGATACGGCACAGGCCCAGACGGCTGCACCCGAGCCTGGCTCAGCCTTCCCCACGGCATGAGGGTTTTCTACCTGCATGCATACTGCAG TCGGGTCTGGAATGAGGCAGTTACACACCGACTGACCACGCTGGGCCACAAGGTCCGGCAGGGAGACCTGGTCCGGGGGAAGAACGGAGGACGAGCAGAGGCAGGGGAACCCAGCCCACCTCAG ATTCACGCTGTTACAGCcgcagaagaggaggagggagccTTCTCATTAGCGGAG GTGGTTCTTCCCATACCCGGGAACAGCGTGAAGTACCCAGAGAACGCTGTGGGAACATGGTACCAGGAGAGACTGACCCGGGACGGGCTGCAGAGCTGTCGTTTCAGAGTCTCTTCTCTCAAACTGAACCTCCCTGGCTGCTACCGCCCCCTCCTGGCACTCCCCCGGAACCTGAGCTACAGACTAGAGaggcaggggggtggggggagtcaCCAAGAGACCAACAGTAAGTCACCACTTGGAAATCTGGATGCAGACACACCCAACATGTTGTTGAACTTTGACCTGGATACTTCCTGCTACGCCACTGTTTGCCTTAAAGAGGTCATGAAATGTGACCCGTAG